CCCTTTTCCTTTTTAACACCAAAGGACAGCAAGAGTGAAAAACGCACCACTGTGTTGCACCATCTGGGCTTCTGGGTGTGGCTTCACTTTATCTACACCGGACACATTTTATTCCTTCTGAGTAGGAAACGCAGCTCAGGAGAACGAGCTTCATGGCCACGGATGCTGGGGAATTTAGGGAGGATTTTTCTTTACATCTGGAGTAGCAACTAAATTTCACCTCTCCGTTTAAAAGAAACGGttcatttgttctttttgtcttttgctgCTATGTTTCACAGGCAATAGTCgtaaattaaattagatttttttttttttttcttttttttttttgtatgagtTTGGGTTCCAAATTTCACAGGAACACACTGTTAAAAGCTGACTGTAACCCGATCACTTATTGTCGACGCTTGACGTGTACAGCGCCACGGTATGACAGCACAGCTTTTTTGAAATTCACGCGGCGAGTCGTTATTTCAAGTTCATTGGTTGATTTGACACTTTACATAAGGCTATCCCATGCTTATATAAGGTGTGTACCGTAGGTAGGTATTACACAAACCAACTCAAATTTACTTGTtcaattgtacatttttttttttttctgaaaaaaagaatttgtagAAATGTTATGgggtgatttttattttttgggtaATGCCACCAAACCAATACATTGCACTCATATAGTATAATAGACTTATATGtagaaaaaaatccacatgatgAATTTCATAAATTTTATCATCAGTTTTTGGTTATATGACATTTCATAAGGAAATACCACTGCGACTGCATTGAAAATATGTCTAACAAGTgcaatttataaaaatgataaatattcatcaaaacattttaatatttaattattgccAATCTGTATTTAGTTTATCAATTTGTATCAAAATATAAGAATAAAGCACTGGGAAACTGTAACGTCGTCTGCTGTGTCGGTGTGTGTTCATTaattagggggccaagcaccatttttacttttcttttattaattaattttctttgATTGCACAAGAACCGTCTCATGAAAGGTTGTGAAATTTGGTCGACTGATTAGCTGTGGTCTaaggaacattctgaccaaCTTTGGCCCAATTTCTGCAAATACTTTAGTGCCCCTATCAGGGCAAATTTAGGCCTAATTTAGAATCAGCACTTTATCGATCCTACAGCGAAATGGGTTGCAATTGCTTACAGtaaggccaaattgtgacgtctagaccaGTGGTCCCTGACCCCCGGGTCGCGGACCATCAccagtccgtgggtcaattggtaccgggccgcacagaaagaatatataacttacattatttccattttattaattatctgattctgaatgatgttttattttggaaaattaaattaaattttttctcgcaaaaaaggttggggaccattGGTCTAGACGActaggtcagagcatctccaaaactgcagctcttgtgtagTGTTCCTGGTcagcagtggtcagtatctgtcAAAAGTGGTGGACCAGCAACAGGGTTGTGGGCGGCCAAAGTTTATTGATgccatggggagcgaaggctggtctgtgtggtccgatccaacagacgagcttctgtagctcaaattactgAAAACGTTCATgttcgatgggtcagaactgttctggcagcaaaaggagacaaacacaatattaggcaggtgggtCATAATATTATATCTGTTCATTGGAGTGAAAATCTATAACTAGATTCAAATCGTCTATATCTACATCATGGACCAGCTATTTAACACACAGAGGGAGGAGTTATAGTGTTTGATGGCCACAGGTAGAAATGATCTCCGATGGCGCTCTGTGGTGCATCATCGTTTTATGTATTGGGTGGGAGGAGTCCAAGAAGGAATGTACTCTGGACAACTTCCTCTTTTTACACACTATCGCCATAACTCCTTCCCAACAACATCGCTGGTCCTGTGGATCAGTCTGTCGAGACTGtttgtacactatatagacaaaagtatcgggacacctgaactttcctgccatatgtgattcttctccaaacagttaccacaaagctggaggcacacaattgtgcagGTCAACTTTAGATGTGGTATAATAATCAGGGGgcgatcttgattggcctgctctctgatctcatccctactgaatcactgcaccccagacctcctcacctcacctacatcagtgcctgaaaacaccattgtggctgatgagcacaaatgtacacaagcacactccaaagtctagtggaacatctagtgGAAGGATTTATAATaccaaattgggactaaatgtggaatgcaattcTTCATAATCAAATACAATGCTTATGCAAGTCTGtaaacatttggcaatatagtgtatttgccTCTCTTAGCCTGCTTCCCCAGCACGCCACAGCATAAAGGAGAGCATTGATCACAACAGTCTCATAAACGATCCTAAGCATCGTCCTGCAGATGTTGAAGGACCTCAtcctcctgaaaaaaaaaaccacaggtGGCTCTGGTCCTTCCTGTGTTATTTTGTCACTACTACTGTAGTCCAAACTGCACCAAATTTGGCACACATCATCTTCAGAGTAAGCCTAAAACTGATTTCATGGTGGTGCCACCAAAAGATTCATTCACATgctaaaaatgtttatgtttaacaTTATTGTTAGTCCTCATACAAAATCTTGTCCAATCTTCACCAAATTTGGCTCAGTTATCTTGACAGCCTGTTGTCCATTTCCCTATGATCTATACCAGGGCTGTCtattcttttccacaaagggccggtGTGAATGCAGGTTTTCCAACCTGGTGTTAACTtgtttggaatgaaaacctgcactcacactggccctttgtgaaaaagattggacacccctgatctagaccTGTCCTTTTATAGTTGTACAACAATAGAGTGTCTATGAATGTGTGGCTCACCATGTCTGTGTGCTTAGCCCTAAAAACGCTTTTTCTCTTCTTAGTGCGTTCCTAATGTTTAACCTGAATTATAAAGTGTGTGTCGAGTTTCGAGTTGGTCTCTGGGCCCTCACCAATTAAATGACGTTAAGTGTTTGGGGTGTAAAATAAAAGATGATTCACCAAGGGGAAAAAGATGAAGCAAAGGTAGCTCATGAAGTGAttttgcatgattttaaacTCCTAAATGTAAGATAAAGATGTGGTGGCTCAGTGGGCTCCATGTGAGTGTGTTCAGCTTCCAGGTCTTGTACAGATTTTGTGTTATATCCAATAGCAGGTGgtgtaaaatgaaaaacaaacccctcatttcaaacacacaaacacataaaaccAGCATATTGTTGTAGCCAGTTCCTCTCTGAGGGTATGCAAGGTCTTAGTCATAGCTGAGATGATGCTTCTGTAATTTCCCTCTCTAATGCAAGACCACCAAAAATAAAAGTCTTAACAGCGTTCATTGCTTTGTGGGTTACACGTCTCCGGTATGAGCCTTGGTTCAGGCCAGAAGTGGATGAAGCACACAACCCATGTACTTAATTAAAATAGAGATGTACTTTGTAAAATataactccagtaaaagtgtccatttaaagatttacttgcgtaaaagtacaaaagtttttgccttttgGATTTCTATGTTCCCCCAACCAGAAATAACTTGGTTCCATCAAGGTTTCAAATGATTTCCCTTCTTCAAAATGTTCTTAAATGCATATTAACAAACCTGCTTTTTTTGAAGGATGCCCTTTAGACAGAGGAGACAAAACTGAAGCTTTTTATGGTGTGGCACATCAGCAGTATGTTTCCAGAACCATAAATGAAGCTTTCTAATAAACGCAGATGAAAGCTACTGTAAAGCGTGGAGGATTCTCTATTATGTTTTTGCTGCATCTGGCAAAGGGGAGTCTGGAATCTGTGCAGGACCCAATGAAATCTCAAGACTTTTAAGCCATTCTGTCAGTCAGAGCTACTAGGTCCTCCAAAAGGAACCACTAAGACCAAAGCACTGGACTATAATGAAGTGGCCTTCAATTAGCTCTGAATAGATCTAAATCCTATCCAGTACCTATAGAAAGAGCTGAAACTGGGGAAGGCAGCCTCCAAGCCTGAGACAGATGGAGCTCATGAAGTGGGGGTCAGATTACCTGTGGACAGGTGCAGAGCTACAGAAATCGCTTGTTTGCTGCAATTGCCCCTAAAGGTTgtgcaaacaaaataaagatcccatcataatcatcatctcaTCTATATAGACAGATAAAAAAGACGAACATACATACATGTCAGAAAGACAGATGGTGTTTGCAAGCAACTGTGAACAAGGTTGTCTAATTATAAACAATCCATAGCGTAAACCAATGAAgtttatagaaaattaattttaatcaagTAAAATTCTTAGTGCTCGGAGCTTTCGTTTTCGTTTCCTTCCTCCCACCACACACTCAGTGCTTATGCTTTTTAATATCATCTAATATTGAAGGTCCGGTGTAGTTGTTGGTCTCCACAGCCTGGAGCTTCTTTATGTAATCTTCAGGTAATCCATTCTGTTGGGCTCCTAAACACACTACCTGCAGTTGGACAGAGAGCAAGATTTTAACACTGCAATCAGCTTTATAATGATGTATCATTGGGCAGAGTGGTACAGCATGGTATGGTTACTAACATGGACCTAAAAGCAGACAGAGCTGTCTggaggttgtgggttcaaaacCAGTGACTAATGGAAATGATTTGCATTACACAGCACTGTATTATGGGTTAGTTTAAATTAGAATGCTCTAAGTTGTCTAGGTCAATGgtgggtgccaatactttatttattgtttgaatttgtattttttttttttttatctcatttagCCAGAGGCAGTGACGTGAGAAAACATTAGCTAGAGCTATTAGAAGGTGCAGGAGACTGTTTGAATCATTACAAAGCCAAACTAAAAGCAACTGCCTCGATGTTTACTTTATTACATGAGTGCATTTATGTAGTCAATCATTAATAGACACAATGCattactatatttatttttaatttttttaccaaaCTGTTCATTTTAGACACTACACATGCAATACACATGCCTTGCgtacttttatttctgtttttgtacAGCTCTGATAAtgatatatataacatttttaaaaaagatgtaaaaaaattacCTCTTTGTATTGTGGTGATGGAAAACAGGGTCTGAAGTTGTTCATCTTATATGTTCTACAGAGAAGCGGCCCAGTTTCTGTTTGCACAGTCACCTCCATGGGGCTGTAGACGCCCTTGTCCACACTTTCCTGTCTGGTTTAATAAAAACCAAAcggaaattaattaatttagcaAGGAATCACTGCAGTAAATCTTTAAAATGGGTAattttttgcaacaaaaaaaaatggtcaaGCAACCATTAAGGAACATGAGAACAGTGGGCTTGTTTGACAAGAGCATCTACGACCACATGTTAAATCACGAACAATGTAAAAACCAATCAGATGTCACAAAAATTACTAACAGAAACAACAAATTGCCTTTTTTTGCCTGCATGATATAAAACTGTGTAAACTGGAGCAGCTTGTCATACTTATCTAAAGATGTGATGTCCTCAGTTGCCATTCTCCACACTACACCCCAGACATCCTCATCTGGACATTCCTCAATCGTGGCCACTCCACCGTTCCACCTGTTGACTACGTTTTCTCCCCATAGACCAAACCGTAGCGCAAAACCCTGAGAAGATAAGgttttattgaattaaatgtttGTGACAGGATACAGGCTGTATAGTACAGTGCTGTCACGAAAAGATTGAAAAGTGTCGAAAAGGGAGTGTTTTACCATACTGTGCAAACTatagagactgttgtgtgtggaACTTCCAGTGAATTAgattattatagtatagtgtagattagaatagtatagtgtagatcggtataatatagtgtagattagaatagtacagtatagtgtagattggtatagtatagtgtagtctAGTGTAGTATAGCACAGCGTTGTGTTGATTGGTATAGTATACattagtatagtgtagattaaTTTAGaatagtgcagtatagtgtagattggtatagtatagtgtaaatTAGTATAATATAGATTgctatagtatagtgtagattagtgTAGTATAGCACAGTATTGTGTTGATTGGTATAAGTATACATTAGTATAGTGTAAATTAGTAAAGAATAGaacagtatagtgtagattggtatagtgtagattaatatagtatagtatagtatagtatagtatagtatagcatagtatagtatagcatagcatagtatagtatagtatagattggtatggtgtagattagtatagtatggtatagattggtatagtgtagattagtatagtgtagattggcatagtatagtataggtaTAGTGTagtttggtatagtgtagattagtatagcatagtatagtatagattggtatagtatagtatagattggtatggtatagattggtatagtataggtatagtgtagattggtatagtgtagattggtttggtgtagattagtatagtatagattggtatagtatagtataggtatagtatagattggtatagtgtagattagtatagtttagattagtatagtatagtatagtatagattggtatagtatagatttGTATaatgtagattggtatagtatagtatagattggtatggtatagtatagtatagtatagtatagtatagtatagtatagtatagtatagtatagattggtatagtagaTTGGTATAATGTAGattagtatagtgtagattggtatagtgtagattggtttggtgtagattagtatagtatagattggtatagtatagtatggtatagtatagattggtatagtgtagattagtatagtttagattagtatagtatagtatagtatagtatagattggtatagtatagatttGTATaatgtagattggtatagtatagtatagattggtatagtgtagattggtatagtatagtatagtatagtatagtatagtatagtatagtatagtgtagattagtatagtatagattggtataatgtagattagtatagtgtagattggtatagtaaagtatagattggtatattgtagattggtatagtatagtattgattggtatagtgtagattagtatagtattgattggtatagtgtagattggtatagtatagattggtataatgtagattggtatagtgtagattggtatagtatagtaaagattggtatagtgtagattggtatagtatagattggtatagtatagattggtataatgtagattggtatagtgtagattggtatagtatagtaaagattggtatagtgtagattggtatagtatagtatagattggtatattgtagattggtatagtatagtattgattggtatagtgtagattagtatagtatagattggtatagtatagtatagattggtatagtgtagattagtataatatagtgtagattggtatagtgtagattagtatagtatagattagtatagtatagtatacatTAGTATAGTGTAGATAAGTTTAgaatagtacagtatagtgtagattggaatagtgtagattggtatagtatagtgtaaatTAGTATAATATAGATTgctatagtatagtgtagattagtgTAGTATAGCACAGCATTGTGTTGATTGGTATAAGTATACattagtatagtgtagattagtaaagattagtacagtatagtgtagattggtatagtgtagattagtatagtatagtttggtatagtgtagattagtatagtatggtatataTTGTTATAGTGTAGATTAGTGTAGTATAGCACAGCATTGTGTTGATTGGTATAAGTATACATTAGTATAGTGTCAATTAGTAAAgaatagtacagtatagtgtagattggtatagtgtagattaaaatagtatagtatagattggtatagtgtagattagtatagtatagtatagtatagtatagtatagtatagtatagtatagattggtatagtgtagattggtatagtatagtatagattggtaaaGTGTAgatttgtatagtatagtatagattggtatagtgtagattagtatagtatagattggtatagtgtagattagtatagtatagattggtatagtatagtatatattggtatggtatggtatagtgtagattactatagtatagattggtatagtgtagattggcatagtatagattggtatagtaaagtatagattggtatggtatagtatagattggtatagtgtagattagtatagtatagattggtatagtgtagattagtatagtatagattggtataatatagtataggtatagtgtagattggtatagtgtagattggtatagtatatattggtatagtatagtatagtatagtatagtatagtatagtatagtatagtatagtatatattggtatagtgtagattggtttagtgtagattagtatagtatatattggtatagtatagtataatatagtataggtatagtatagattggtatagtgtagattagtatagtatatattggtatagtatagtatagtataggtatagtgtagattggtatagtatagtataggtatagtgtagattagtatagtatagattggtatagtgtagattggtatagtatagtatagattggtatagtatagatgggtatagtgtagattggtatagtatagattggtatagtgtagattggtatggtatggtatagtatggtatagtatagtatatagtatagattggtatagtatagtgtagattagtatagtatagattggtataatgtagattagtatagtgtagattggtatagtattgtgtagattggtatagtgtagattagtatagtatagatcgGTATAATGTAGATTgctatagtgtagattggtatagtatagattggtatagtgtagattggcatagtatagtatagattggtatagtgtagattggtatagtatggtatagattggtatagtgtagattagtatagtatagattgttatagtgtagattagtataatatagtgtagattggtatggtgtagattagtatagtatagattggtatagtatagtatagattggtatagtgtagactggtatagtatagattggtatagtgtagattagtatagtatagattggtatagtgtagattagtatagtatagattggtatagtatagtatagtattggtatagtatagtagattggtatagtgtagattggcatagtatagattggtatagtgtagattagtatagtatagattggtatagtatagtagattggtatggtatagtatagtgtagattaggtatagtgtagattagtatagtatagattggtataatatagtataggtatagtgtagattggtatagtgtagattggtatagtatatattggtatagtatggtatagtatagtatagtatagtatggtatagtatagtatagtattggtatagtatagtgtagattggtttagtgtagattagtatagtatggtatatattggtatagtatagtatagtatagtatagtatagtatatagtatagattggtatagtgtagattaaaatagtatagtatatattggtatagtatagtatagtataggtatagtgtagattggtatagtatagtatagattggtatattgtagattggtatagtatagattggtatagtgtgtagattggtatagtatagtatagattggtatagtatagattggtatagtgtgattggtatagtatagattggtatagtgtagattggtatggtatagtatagtatggtatagtgtagattagtatagtatagattggtatagtgtagattggtatagtatagattggtatagtgtgtagattggtatagtatagattggtataatgtagattagtatagtgtagattggtatagtattgtgtagattggtatagtgtagattagtatagtatagatcgGTATAATGTAGATTgctatagtgtagattggtatagtatagattggtatagtgtagattggtatagtatagtgtagattagtatggtatagtttggtatagtatagattggtatagtatggtatagattggtatagtgtagattagtatagtatagattgttatagtgtagattagtataatatagtgtagattggtatggtgtagattagtatagtatagattggtatagtatagtatagattggtatagtgtagactggtatagtatagattggtattgtgtagattggtatagtatagattggtatagtatagtttggtatagtgtagattggtatagtatagtatagattggtatagtatagtatagattggtatagtgtagattggtatagtatagattggtatagtgtagattagtatagtatagtttggtatagtatagattggtatagtgtagattagtatagtgtagattggtgtagtgtagattggtatagtatagtatagattggtatagtgtagattagtatagtatagtttggtatGGTGTAGATTGGTATggtgtagattagtatagtatagtatagtgtagattggtatagtaaaattagtatagtatagtatagtttagaatggtatagtgtagattagtatagtatagtgtagatttgtatagtgtagattggtatggtatagtgtagattggtataatGTAGactggtatagtatagtatagattggtatagtgtagattagtatagtatagtttggtatagtgtagattcgtgtagtgtagattggtatagtgtagattggtatagtatagattggtatagtgtagattagtatagtatagtttggtatagtgtagatttgtatagtgtatattggtatagtatagtatagattggtatagtgtagattggtatagtgtagattagtatagtatagtttggtatagtgtagattggtatagtgtagattagtatagtatagtttggtatagtgtagattcgtatagtgtagattggtatagtgtagattggtatagtatagtataaattggtatagtatagattggtatagtatagattggtatggtatagtatatagtatagtatagtatggtatagtgtagattactatagtatagattggtatagtgtagattggcatagtatagattggtatagtgtagattagtatagtatagattggtatagtatagtatagattggtatagtgtagattagtatagtatagattggtatagtgtagattagtatagtatagattggtataatatagtatggtatagtgtagattggtatagtgtagattggtatagtatatattggtatagtatagtatagtatagtatagtatagtatagtatagtatagattagtatagtgtagattggtatagtgtagattagtatagtatatattggtatagtataatatagtatggtatagtgtagattggtacagtatagtatggtatagtgtagattagtatagtatagattggtatagtgtagattggtatagtatagtatagattagtatagtatagtttggtatagtgtagattggtatagtatagtatagattggtatagtgtagattggtatagtatagtatagattggtatagtgtagattggtatagtatagtatagattggtatagtatagtatagattggtatagtgtagattggtatagtatagattggtatagtgtagattagtatagtatagtttggtatagtgtagattggtatagtatagtatagattggtatagtgtagattggtatagtatggtatagattggtatagtgtagattggtatagtatggtatagattggtatagtatagtatagattggtatagtgtagattggtatatggtatagtatagattggtatagattggtatagtatggtatggtatagtatagtatagattggtatagtatagattggtatagtgtagattagtatagtatagattggtatagtatggtatagtatggtatagtgtagattggtatggtatggtatagattggtatagtgtagattggcatagtatagattggtatagtgtagattggtatggtatagtatagattggtatagtatagtatggtatagattggtatagtgtagattggtatagtatagattggtatagtgtagattagtatagtatagattggtataatatagtatggtatagtgtagattggtatagtatagtataaattggtatagtatagtatggtgtagattggtatagtatagattggtatatagtatagtatggtatagtatagtatagtatagattggtatagtgtagattggtatagtgtagattggtatagtatatattggtatagtatagtataatatagtataggtatagtatagattggtatagtgtagattagtatagtatagattggtatatagtatagtatggtatagtgtagattggtatagtatagattggtatagtatagtagattggtatagtatggtatagtatagatggtatagtatagattggtatagtgtagattggtatagtatagtatagattggtatagtgtagattagtatagtatagtttggtatGGTGTAGATTGGTATggtgtagattagtatagtatagtatagtgtagattggtatagtaaaattagtat
This genomic interval from Silurus meridionalis isolate SWU-2019-XX chromosome 22, ASM1480568v1, whole genome shotgun sequence contains the following:
- the ggcta gene encoding gamma-glutamylcyclotransferase a, encoding MGGAECFLYFAFGSNLLKERLQLQNPSATFYCVGRLEGFALRFGLWGENVVNRWNGGVATIEECPDEDVWGVVWRMATEDITSLDKQESVDKGVYSPMEVTVQTETGPLLCRTYKMNNFRPCFPSPQYKEVVCLGAQQNGLPEDYIKKLQAVETNNYTGPSILDDIKKHKH